The bacterium genome window below encodes:
- the mutL gene encoding DNA mismatch repair endonuclease MutL translates to MGSRIITLPPDLVSKIAAGEVIERPASCVKELIENSIDAGAHKITCEVKGSGVPWITVIDDGEGMTSEEVELSVKPHTTSKLKGESDLWEIKNFGFRGEALPSMCRVAEVEISSRSKTESTGYYIEVKGGKLIEKRETARDFGTTVKVSNLFYNVPVRRKFLKSVATELRYITLVIQRLSIAYPDISFTLVHDEHEILSLQSQPIAQRITAIFGKDFMDTLAPVDYKDSEIRVWGYASKPYALSTTANQLIFVNNRPCKDKIVRKAVLDAYGTPFKDKLPSFIIFIETQPNSVDVNVHPRKEEVRFSDESLIYSAVLKGTREGLSIKGPFIRAPIKREGELELDGYKFWQLHNSYIFTQTKDGVLMIDQHAAHERVMYERITREQIMVQKLLFPVIIELSGIEQKFFYEFKDCFKQLGFEMDEFGEQTIRISAIPSVLKEFTSNEFKSMLLELQEYESVKDDKFMATAKLVACKSAIKSGTPLTYEEMESLVKQLLTANNPYFCPHGRPTMIRMTNEELSRKFGK, encoded by the coding sequence ATGGGCTCAAGGATTATCACTTTGCCACCTGATTTGGTCTCAAAGATAGCTGCTGGTGAGGTAATAGAGCGGCCTGCTAGCTGTGTCAAGGAATTGATTGAAAATTCTATAGATGCAGGTGCACATAAAATCACTTGTGAAGTTAAAGGGTCAGGTGTCCCTTGGATTACAGTGATAGATGATGGTGAAGGTATGACTTCTGAAGAAGTTGAGCTTTCAGTAAAGCCTCATACAACAAGCAAGCTAAAAGGCGAGTCTGACTTATGGGAGATTAAGAACTTTGGCTTCAGGGGCGAGGCACTGCCATCAATGTGTAGAGTAGCAGAAGTAGAGATTAGTTCAAGGTCAAAAACAGAGTCAACCGGATACTACATAGAGGTGAAGGGTGGTAAACTTATTGAGAAAAGGGAGACTGCAAGAGACTTTGGGACTACAGTTAAAGTGAGCAACTTGTTTTACAATGTCCCTGTACGCAGAAAATTCTTAAAATCAGTAGCTACTGAGTTACGGTATATCACACTTGTTATACAACGACTCTCAATTGCCTATCCAGATATTTCTTTTACATTAGTACATGATGAACATGAAATTTTGAGCCTCCAAAGTCAACCAATAGCTCAAAGAATAACAGCAATCTTTGGTAAAGATTTTATGGATACACTTGCACCTGTAGACTATAAAGATTCAGAAATTAGAGTGTGGGGCTATGCATCCAAGCCGTATGCACTGTCAACTACAGCTAATCAATTAATATTTGTGAATAATCGGCCTTGTAAGGATAAGATAGTAAGAAAAGCAGTATTAGATGCTTACGGTACTCCTTTTAAGGATAAGTTGCCATCATTTATTATCTTTATTGAGACTCAACCTAATTCTGTAGATGTCAATGTTCATCCAAGGAAAGAGGAGGTTAGGTTTAGTGATGAAAGTCTTATATATAGCGCAGTGCTTAAAGGAACAAGGGAAGGGTTAAGTATAAAAGGACCTTTTATTCGTGCACCAATAAAAAGAGAAGGTGAACTTGAGCTTGATGGCTACAAGTTCTGGCAACTCCACAACTCGTATATATTTACACAGACAAAAGATGGTGTCCTAATGATTGACCAGCACGCCGCACATGAGAGGGTTATGTACGAACGGATAACAAGGGAACAGATTATGGTACAAAAGTTGCTTTTCCCTGTAATTATAGAACTTAGTGGAATTGAGCAAAAATTCTTTTACGAGTTCAAAGATTGCTTTAAACAGTTAGGATTTGAGATGGACGAGTTTGGTGAGCAAACAATAAGGATAAGTGCAATCCCATCAGTTTTAAAGGAGTTCACCTCAAATGAGTTTAAGTCTATGCTACTTGAGCTTCAAGAGTACGAGAGTGTAAAAGATGACAAATTCATGGCAACTGCTAAATTAGTTGCCTGTAAGTCTGCAATAAAATCGGGTACGCCTTTAACATATGAGGAGATGGAGTCATTAGTAAAACAACTGCTTACAGCCAACAACCCATACTTTTGCCCACATGGCCGTCCTACTATGATAAGGATGACAAATGAAGAACTAAGCCGTAAGTTTGGTAAATGA